The Oryza brachyantha chromosome 7, ObraRS2, whole genome shotgun sequence genomic interval gcggagagggaggagggtcCCCCTGGGGCCTGggcccgggggggggggggagtagAGTGCACTGCAGTGGCCAGGCAGGCAGGCTGGCAGTGGCAATGGCATCTCGACGCGCCACATGACATGAGAGAGAGACAGCTCACTTGCGCGGCTGCCCCCCACGTGCCCTGACACAGTGCCGCCCCTTCCCGTCCCGTGCACCGGGTCTTGGTGGAACGGGAGCAGCTACAGAAGCAGGAAGAAACAAACTGGCGAGTGACCTGTGGGCTGTCGCGGACGGAGATATTTTGCGAcggggccggccggccgacgcGCTCGCAGTCGCCGGGGAGGGGTGGGGTAGGGTGGGCCCGGTGTAAGAGGGCCGGTTCATCTGGATGGGTCCAGCGTCCGTACGTACTGTAGGCAGCCATCATGGACTGCTCGTGTCTCCTTGGCCTGGGTtggcataaaatattataacaaCGGTAATGTTAGTTTTGATCATTAAGGGGTATACTTAAatacaaattacaaatatagcatcactgtatttttgttctttcaaTGCAGAGGATCCCATTACCTGTGGCCTGGGCCATACGTTCTTATCGTCATTTGGCTGGCATAAAAcacattataaattttaattttgaaattgtattaagattttttttattttttttagcattgacttGTAGATCGCTGaacatagatataaaagtttgaagtACAAATTATTATTCCTGGCTAATACGCTGATTGACGTATTTTTCGTATTTGTTCGATCGATGGGGCTGATAATGTATAAGTTTAGGATTGGGATTTTTCTCgcgaaacaaaatttaaatgcatACAGTGCATATTTATGCGTGTGAACACATATGCACACTCTATCATTATGATCAACATTGAAGACTGTTTtggttatatattaatattaacaAAGTGATGAGACTGGATAGGTCGTCTACATTAAAATAAGAGTATATACTAAAGTAtctaaaactacatatttaaactATTGTATCACATAAGCACATATTTAACTTCtagaatatatagttttatgataactCAAGTATTACATTTGTAGTATTTGTGACACTGGCcttaaatttatgtagttttatgataaattatatgctaaatttataactttaaatacaacttaaatatataattttatgatgggttggtcaaacattttacgaAATTTGCTCTTGAAATAATAGTTAACCATAGACCTATagaattatctttttttccatattttttaaattcattttaCCCTAAAACTTCTGaaagtgtatatataaaagttctaactaagattatttttcattgatCTTGAGTTCTCGTCATCAGCCTGTTGATTTATCGGCGACATGCAAAATTCAAGGTTCGAAACTTTATTATACTTAATTTTGGCGTTTAATTCTCGTTGTAATCTACCTTTGGgtcttttgttttgaaaatgctCATAATacaaacatcaaaattttacctataaacTAGTTCTGTCGTTTGAATTTCTatcaactatttattttactcgACCGATCAGATCGTCGGTCACATACCTTCATCTCCAGCTTATAAATTACTCAAAAAATAGCTAAAAGAAGCAAGGCAAGAAGTATACAATGAGCATGCCTTGTATTCACATTATCTGTGAAGGAGATGACCAACATTAAACACTATATATAGAagtatgttttttctaaagttaacttatgggGTTTCCAGTATAATTTTACACAAAAGACAAATTTTATAGgtacatttaattttatataagtcttatttcattttgataaatacaactatattttatataatgtttagtttttaaacttTCATAAACATAGATATATTTACCGACCAatatataccattataatcCAAATTTCGCCACTATTAGACTATGCATTTCTTTCTCTCCAATTACATGGTAACTTCTACCTTCTACTCCCTCGTgccaaaataacttcataTTTATCACCTATATTTGTTGCataaagactttatttttagtgtaatCGTTCATTGCATCAGAGCTTAAGAGGGTAATGGTAAGGAACAAATTTATTGGAGTTTGAAAAAGTagtaaacaattttatttggaGTTTGAGAGGGTGAGGAGCAAATTTATTGGAGTTTGAGATAGCGGTGGACAATTTCAttgagtttgaaaaatatttattttaaaataatattactttaatgaaaattgcaaaaataagtTTCTGTTGCATGTAATTGCGACAATAGCACTCTGTCTATCGGGAAGAGTTTGGCATGTCTGTCGAACAAGGAGAGCGACAAGGGTCTATCAAACCCCCCTGTCCGATAGGTTTAGCATCTGTGCTATCCTACGTGATAGGGCATGTTGAACTCACTAGTTCGACAGTGTGCTATTCTGGCAAGGACTCACCTTtgtgatttttcattaaaaatattttcaaaaaaaaaaactgaaaggtGAGGGACAGGGACGTTAGGAAACATGTTAGATTCCTTTATCCCCTATTTgatatacaaatttaaatagtgTTTTGTTAGACAAATAGGCCAATATAAAGATGAAATTTATTCCCCTACACTCTCCGGGGTTCCCACCCTTTAGAGCTAGCTTGGTCAATTGATTATATGGGATAATGGGACTCCCCATTGTTTTCTATCCCATCGTTTATAAAAATTTCGAGAATTTAAATTTCGTTCAAAAGTACTATCACCTTCCATTCAAACTTCTTCTTAGATTACCTCCGACCACTCTTGTGGTATGAAAATTTCTGACTATATTGACaccgtttttttaaaataatataaaattgatatttttttatcatttctatttctaaagtttattgtttataatttctatcaattttatattaagtcaccactaaaatttaattcataaatattgaaaattccCAACCATTTCTTTAAATAAAACCAAATGACaccttttcttgttttaaaCCCCAACAACCCGTACTTTATTGATAATTGATaggcatataattttttttcgtcTCAATCTCAATTTCTAAATTctactcaataatctagaaattATATTTCGCAACAGatgttatatttgtgtttGGTGGAAGAGTTCAGCTAATCTACGTGtggtttatatttttcaaacatgTTTAAACTTCCCTAGTCCTTGCAAAACTAAGCAGACAAAAACGGTTCCCATTTAGGGCccttttgaatcaaaggaataaaaaacagaggaatagaaaaaacataggattctgacaggaGTGTAATTGTAAAACAGAAGATTgcaaaatacagaaaaaacacaggaatgaccgtttgattggatcacagaaaaatacaggaatttaaggagagataaagactcaaatgatttttttcataaggttctatctcttgttaaatttcctccaaaacttgcaTGGGAAGAggcatttcataggaatttcaataaattttataggtttcatttctttgattcaaaagactttataaaaaaaatttctatagaaataaaattctctaaaattcgTATAAATTTCTTCGAATAAAAGGGCCTTACAGTTGGGAGGGTCTCCCATTCGCAGTTACTCCCAACGTGAAGTTCATGTGGCAGAGCCTCGCCTCGGTCGACCATCCATGTCCGTTCCTTCGCGCCGGCCCACGGTGAGCCGAGTCCAGCGAGCGGCGGCTCACGTAAAAAAGGCCACCCTCTCACCGCTGCGTCCAGAAACCACCCCCTCCAGCCCACGTACCCTGGTCCCGGTCCACCACTCCCCCgctccctctctttctctctcctgcgCCCTTTTTATCTCCCGATCTCTCACATTttggaaagaagagagagagagaggagagacggaGGCCGCTCTCTAGACAAGGAAACGAAccgcgaggagaggagaggaggaaggaggaggaagaggaagggaggagaagaTGAGAGAGATCATCAGCATCCACATCGGCCAGGCCGGGATCCAGGTCGGCAACGCGTGCTGGGAGCTCTACTGCCTCGAGCACGGCATCGAGCCCGATGGCACCATGCCCAGGTgatcccttcccttcccttcccctttcccttTCCCATTCCGGCGCGGCCTTGATCCACGAGCAGACGCATTCTCTGTTTCTTGATCTCTCGAGAGTCACGGCCGCGCCcacgcccgcgcgcgcgtttTCCGGCTCCCGATCCGCTACACGCGGTTTGAATCGCGTCGAGATCTCGAATTTGAATTTGctttcactattttttttggtatcttGTGCTGTTTTGGTTGCTTCGGCGGAGCGAACGATGTGTTGTAGAACTGTAGGTTTGCAGCCTTCCGTTTGTACTTCTCGTTTGGACTCTGCGACGTGGTCTTGGCGGAGCCTTGTTGTTGGTTGGTGCATTTCCTTGCCGGTTGGTGAGAGATTGCAAAGACAGGACGAGCACCGTACGTCGGACGAAGGAAATTTTCCGGccgtagttttttttcttaccatTTCGCCTGCTTGCTGGTGCATTTACATACAAAGAAATGTGTTCGGTTTTTTGGGCAGATTGTATATGGGGGCATGCATGTGCAGTTCTAGATCTGAAGAATTCACCCTCGGGTGATGTTTGTATTAAATAATGTCATAGAAAAGCTCCGAGTGTCAGACTGAGCGCACAGATCGTCCTAGATTGCTGAGTTAAATCTGGATCAATATTAAAAGCGGCATCCTCCCCTGTCGAGCGGGATCTGTCTTGCTGGTGAATTGGTGTAAGAACTGGGTAGATTATTGAGCCATAAACAAATCTGCTAATGCTACTTTGTCTGATAATTGGATTCTCCTGCTTGCTGCAGCCCGCTTCAGTAGGCAGACTAATTTAGTTGCTGCTGCGTTAGGCTAATGATAGGAATTATCAATCCAGTTCTGAACATTGTGTTGTTTGCTCTGGGTGCAGTGATACATCGGTTGGCGTCGCACACGATGCGTTCAACACTTTCTTCAGTGAGACAGGTGCTGGCAAGCATGTGCCCAGGGCCATCTTTGTCGACCTGGAGCCCACTGTCATCGATGAGGTTCGCACCGGCTCCTACCGTCAGCTCTTCCACCCGGAGCAGCTCATCTCTGGAAAGGAGGATGCTGCTAACAACTTTGCCCGTGGCCATTACACTGGTAATTCGGTGGAGTTTCACGACTGTCGTAGAAGTATTATCTATTGCAACCGTGGATGTCTGATTCTCATTGTCTGTGAAATGCAGTTGGAAAGGAGATCGTAGATCTATGCCTGGACCGTGTGCGCAAGTTGGCAGACAATTGCACTGGGCTGCAGGGATTCTTGGTGTTCAATGCTGTTGGTGGTGGAACTGGATCAGGACTTGGTTCTCTGCTGTTGGAGCGTCTCTCTGTTGATTATGGAAAGAAGTCCAAGCTTGGTTTCACCATTTACCCTTCCCCCCAGGTATAACTTCATCTGATCCATGTTGGTTATACTCTctttagagaaaaaagaaatatgaagTACTTTATGCATAGTTCTGACTGGAAACTTGAAATCCTCAGACTGGTGTagaattgatttatttatacgcCAGATTAGATATCATCTGTGttacactatttttttcttgatcttGTGGGTTGTGCATGGCCTATATTGATTATTGGATCTGCCTACCATTCTCTTATTAGTATGTGTACTAAACAAACCTCTGGCCTGGCTGGTGGGGATCTATTTTATGACTATGCGATATTCTTATCTTATGTAGACTCTTTAGTGGACTTTTATGGACTATTAGTCCTCTTGATGAAGTTTACAATATCATGCATTGCATATGAGCCAATATTATCCTATAGTGTACTGTACTACCTTTCCATGTGATGTGGGCCTTTCAGCTTGTTCATGTGATGAGTGGGTTTGCTGTGTCTTAGCTGTTGTGGGGACATTGTGGGTAGAGTTGTTGTTCAATTATTTAAAGTTCATCATATCATTATCTTTTCATCTTATGCCACTCTGGTTTGCAGGTCTCAACAGCTGTTGTAGAGCCATACAACAGTGTCCTCTCCACCCACTCCTTGCTTGAGCACACTGACGTGGCAGTTCTCCTAGACAATGAGGCTATCTATGACATATGCCGGAGATCCCTTGACATCGAGAGGCCAACCTACACAAACTTGAACAGGCTCATCTCACAGATCATATCCTCACTCACCACTTCCCTGAGGTTTGATGGTGCTATCAATGTCGATGTCACCGAGTTCCAGACCAACCTTGTCCCATACCCTCGCATCCATTTCATGCTTTCATCTTATGCCCCTGTTATCTCGGCCGAGAAGGCTTACCATGAGCAGCTTTCTGTGCCTGAAATCACCAATGCTGTCTTTGAGCCATCAAGCATGATGGCCAAGTGTGACCCAAGGCACGGGAAGTACATGGCTTGCTGCTTGATGTACCGTGGTGATGTTGTTCCCAAGGATGTCAATGCCGCTGTTGCAACCATCAAGACCAAGAGAACTGTCCAGTTTGTTGACTGGTAAGCTGTCCTTATCACTAATTTGGTTGCACTTATTTTAATCACAGGCAACCTATCCACTTGTTTATCAACACCTGATTGGCTAACCAACTGATTAATGCTGCTCCTCTGCAAAGGTGTCCTACTGGGTTCAAGTGTGGCATCAACTACCAGCCACCCTCTGTTGTCCCCGGAGGTGACCTGGCGAAGGTTCAGCGTGCTGTGTGCATGATCAGCAACAACACTGCTGTTGCTGAGGTTTTCTCGCGCATCGACCACAAGTTCGACTTGATGTATGCTAAGCGCGCCTTTGTGCACTGGTACGTCGGTGAGGGAATGGAAGAAGGTGAATTCTCAGAAGCCCGTGAGGACTTGGCTGCTCTTGAGAAGGACTACGAGGAAGTCGGCGCCGAGGGCGCAGACGACGAGGGCGATGACGCAGAAGACTATTAGTAGCTGGTTAATAAGTAGTTCTCCGGTTAATGATTGGCTTGTTCAGTATACTCCGGTCCCATTGCATTGCATATTCCTGTCATGTGTGTTTACCTTTTGTCCTGTGTTAAAACTGTTGTTAGCCCCCTGTTGGCCATGATTGTTCATATCTTCCCATTTTGCTGTGCATTGTTTCTCGCGCCCTCAAGCTTGGTACATATGCCATTCTGAATTGAATTGCAAATATGTGTGTCCTCGCATTGTCCAATGGAGCTATGGTTACTTTATAATCTCTGTGCGGTACACGTATATGAAACATGAAATGCTGAAACAACACTCTGGTAACTGCAACTTGAATATAGTCTGATGCTGGTAGAAGGATGGAGGCACGAGACGTTCATCGGTTCATGGACTGGTTTACAGCTAGAAGGCAAATACTGTACGGCAAGAGTTTGCTGGTGATATTCCCTTGCTTGTCCAACGAATCCGGTGTCCAAAACTGTCCAcgtgcctatatatatatatatatatgtctagattcattaatacctatataaatttaggatacgctaaaatatctatataaatttaggatacGCTAAGAAATCttgtattataaaacggaggtagtgcATGTTTTGATATTGGTTGATCCGTACAGAATATGGGAACCAAGCTATCTGGCGGCTGGCCACCGCCAGTGGATATCTGCTGGCTGGGATGGGACTTTGTTTAGATCTGGTAGCCAACAAATCCGGTTCCCAAACCTAGAGATACTTGAAACAGGATCGGTCCCGGTTTCTGAAGTTACATGGTACTCTAGTTCCAAAGTCCAAACTATTGccttcattttatattataagatttcatgtttttatctagattttatatgtgttaatgaatctaaacacatataaaacataaacattgatacatgaatgaacctagacaaacataaaaaaatcttataatatataacggGGAGTATATAACTTAACCACTGTCTATTACTATCATCCTCATCGTTTTGTTAACAGCTTAGAagcacaaataaaaattaaaattttaaaacctagttttaactttattttgagatttttaattttaatgtaatttatattatagcatttgttttttatacaaaGGAGTTTGGCTATACAGTcaatgccaaaatttgaatgaagGTAGtagttaagaatatgtatatcaaagttttattcataccGTTTACAACTGTATAGTTATGTTGTTAGCCATTGTGGAGTTGAGTTGATAGTCGAGGCTAGCTCTAAGGTGAACTATTGCGGCAAATGTGCAATTCGTTCATCGCCCTCGACTACCAAGAATTCAGCGGTCGGACCACAACGCATCCACAATTAGGAGTggaaccaaaatttttttaaaagtccTAACCTAATATAACCTTAACTATTTTTAGGATCTGGATGCAGTGACATTGTTCCATGATATTCTCGGTGATATTCTGTCACTGACATATGAGCCCTACATATGTCTAGATCCACGTGGTGTCCGCATGTTAGTGACAGAATGTGACCGAGAATATCACGGTGCTATATTACCGAATCCACGTCCCTATTTTTAAGAGGATCCTAGACCCGGGCCTATGACTTAAGCTCTCCTAGGCCTTCGCCCCTACCTAGAAGGAGCTCGATTTAAGTCAGAGAGACATGGGTTGCTGACAGCGGTGGGCTCACATATCAGCCACTCTGACTTAAGTTTAAGTCAGAGGAGCCTGTTCCGCCCACCATGGTTGTCTGTCCATCCGGTGACCTGATGTGATTCGCCGTCGTACTAATGGACGAGATACGATAATGTATGGcagtaacatttttttttttggatatagTGAGTTATTGGTCTTTTTATACATCTCTCCGACTGGTTAGCCTTAGCCACTACTAATTTATCACGCATTAGCTCAATTGCTGAATTACTTTATAAG includes:
- the LOC102713379 gene encoding tubulin alpha-3 chain encodes the protein MREIISIHIGQAGIQVGNACWELYCLEHGIEPDGTMPSDTSVGVAHDAFNTFFSETGAGKHVPRAIFVDLEPTVIDEVRTGSYRQLFHPEQLISGKEDAANNFARGHYTVGKEIVDLCLDRVRKLADNCTGLQGFLVFNAVGGGTGSGLGSLLLERLSVDYGKKSKLGFTIYPSPQVSTAVVEPYNSVLSTHSLLEHTDVAVLLDNEAIYDICRRSLDIERPTYTNLNRLISQIISSLTTSLRFDGAINVDVTEFQTNLVPYPRIHFMLSSYAPVISAEKAYHEQLSVPEITNAVFEPSSMMAKCDPRHGKYMACCLMYRGDVVPKDVNAAVATIKTKRTVQFVDWCPTGFKCGINYQPPSVVPGGDLAKVQRAVCMISNNTAVAEVFSRIDHKFDLMYAKRAFVHWYVGEGMEEGEFSEAREDLAALEKDYEEVGAEGADDEGDDAEDY